The proteins below are encoded in one region of Amorphus orientalis:
- a CDS encoding Bug family tripartite tricarboxylate transporter substrate binding protein, translating to MKAGKILSALAALALTTTGAMAEWPDKPIQIMIPWPAPNDPSTLVANAIAPKMSDALGVPVKVVNKPGGGAVLATAELARSRPDGYTIGLISIGPMITQVLRGKTPYKNQDLEPLGLVWSSPFTLAARADAPYDNLQELAEYAKDNEVRLAHWGLGAVPTLIAMKAADVGGFEWKETAYGKLNPLLVVQGDADVITFSTPGLTDYVEAGKMKLLAAMLPDRVPAYPDVPTVEEQGFGDAYSIWFGAFVPKGTEPAIVDKLSTAFFQAMEDPEVAEVIENVGVVPNRTGPADARARMDRELDEFGAIMKDLGIIQ from the coding sequence ATGAAAGCCGGGAAGATCCTGAGTGCGCTCGCCGCACTTGCGCTGACCACGACGGGCGCCATGGCCGAGTGGCCGGACAAGCCAATCCAGATCATGATCCCGTGGCCGGCGCCGAACGATCCGTCGACGCTGGTCGCCAACGCCATCGCGCCGAAGATGTCGGATGCGCTGGGCGTGCCGGTGAAGGTGGTCAACAAGCCGGGCGGCGGCGCGGTGCTGGCGACCGCCGAACTCGCCCGCTCCCGGCCCGACGGCTACACCATCGGCCTGATCTCCATCGGCCCGATGATCACCCAGGTGCTGCGCGGCAAGACGCCCTACAAGAACCAGGACCTGGAGCCGCTCGGCCTGGTCTGGTCGAGCCCGTTCACCCTCGCCGCCCGCGCCGACGCGCCCTATGACAACCTTCAGGAGCTGGCCGAGTACGCCAAGGACAACGAGGTCCGGCTGGCCCACTGGGGTCTCGGCGCGGTGCCCACCCTGATCGCCATGAAGGCCGCCGACGTGGGCGGCTTCGAGTGGAAGGAGACCGCCTACGGCAAGCTCAATCCGCTGCTGGTGGTCCAGGGCGACGCCGACGTCATCACCTTCTCCACCCCCGGCCTCACCGACTATGTGGAGGCCGGCAAGATGAAGCTTCTGGCTGCGATGCTGCCGGACCGGGTGCCCGCCTACCCGGATGTTCCCACGGTCGAGGAACAGGGCTTCGGCGACGCCTATTCGATCTGGTTCGGCGCCTTCGTGCCGAAGGGGACCGAGCCTGCGATCGTCGACAAGCTGTCGACCGCCTTCTTCCAGGCCATGGAGGATCCGGAGGTCGCCGAGGTCATCGAAAACGTCGGCGTCGTGCCGAACCGGACCGGACCAGCCGATGCCCGGGCGCGGATGGATCGCGAGCTCGACGAGTTCGGCGCCATCATGAAGGACCTGGGCATCATCCAGTAA
- a CDS encoding MarR family winged helix-turn-helix transcriptional regulator, producing MPARQTREVVEEGPHPAVDDIRDLVTFRIAMLAATSDRVGQAWMKARFGLSILLWRVLGIVAALEPVRFGEVGHALNLDKGQLSRLVKSLIERGLIEATASEADQRVTILRLTAHGRTVHGEVLEIAKARNNAVLSALDGAEVETLLRLLDKLQPFLELRADAEERNTGAGERP from the coding sequence GTGCCGGCCAGGCAGACACGCGAGGTCGTGGAGGAGGGTCCCCACCCTGCGGTGGACGACATCCGCGATCTGGTGACGTTCCGCATCGCGATGCTGGCGGCAACCAGCGACCGGGTCGGCCAGGCCTGGATGAAGGCGCGGTTCGGTCTGAGCATCCTCCTGTGGCGGGTGCTGGGCATCGTCGCGGCGCTGGAGCCGGTGCGGTTCGGCGAGGTGGGCCACGCACTCAATCTCGACAAGGGACAGCTGAGCCGGCTGGTGAAATCGCTGATCGAACGCGGTCTGATCGAGGCCACGGCGTCGGAGGCGGACCAGCGCGTAACGATCCTGCGGCTCACCGCCCACGGACGGACGGTTCACGGCGAGGTCCTGGAGATCGCCAAGGCGCGCAACAACGCTGTCCTGTCCGCGCTCGACGGGGCGGAAGTCGAGACGCTGCTGCGCCTTCTGGACAAGCTTCAGCCGTTCCTGGAGCTCAGGGCCGACGCGGAGGAACGCAACACCGGGGCCGGCGAAAGGCCGTGA
- a CDS encoding alkaline phosphatase family protein, whose product MTDRRNVLWIMCDQLRFDYLGCAGHPSLKTPNIDRLAARGVRFTNAYVQSPICGPSRMSFYTGRYVHSHGATWNAIPLPAGEPTLGDHLRAEGVRSVLVGKTHMKADLDGMMRLGIDPETEIGVRIAECGFEPYERDDGLHPDGPYDPDPRYDDYLREHGFDGENPWEQWANSAEDEDGRILSGWLLSHADKPARVDEPHSETAYMTDRAMDFIREAKADARPWCLHLSYIKPHWPYIVPAPYHDMYGPDDVLPPVRSEEERRDPHPVYASYMTERFSRAFSRDEVRERVIPAYMGLISQIDDHLGRLMDFLEAEGLLETTLIVFTSDHGDYLGDHWLGEKELFHTPSVKIPLIIADPDPKADATRGSVSDALVEAIDLAPTFLEYFAGKTKPNVLEGASLMPHLRGDTVSEWRGYVISECDYAMRRARTDLERPVARSRMFMICDGRWKYVYAEGLRPMLFDLESDPQEFTDLGADPAHEDERARLKDALFAWSRRVHNRITITDEQIAAKAGGELRGGILIGYWDEDEVEEARRDQKPGAPL is encoded by the coding sequence ATGACGGATCGGCGGAACGTGTTGTGGATCATGTGCGACCAGTTGCGGTTCGACTATCTGGGCTGCGCCGGCCATCCGTCGCTGAAGACGCCGAACATCGACCGGCTCGCGGCGCGCGGCGTGCGGTTCACCAACGCCTACGTCCAGTCGCCGATCTGCGGGCCGTCGCGGATGAGCTTCTATACCGGCCGCTACGTGCATTCCCACGGCGCCACCTGGAACGCGATCCCGCTGCCGGCGGGCGAGCCGACGCTCGGCGATCATCTGCGGGCGGAAGGGGTTCGCAGCGTGCTGGTCGGCAAGACGCACATGAAGGCCGATCTGGACGGCATGATGCGGCTGGGCATCGATCCGGAGACGGAGATCGGCGTGCGCATCGCCGAATGCGGGTTCGAGCCTTACGAGCGCGACGACGGGCTGCATCCCGACGGGCCCTACGACCCCGACCCCCGCTATGACGACTATCTGCGCGAGCACGGCTTCGACGGCGAGAATCCCTGGGAGCAGTGGGCCAACTCCGCCGAGGACGAGGATGGCAGGATCCTCTCGGGATGGCTGCTCTCCCACGCCGACAAGCCGGCGCGGGTGGACGAGCCCCATTCCGAAACCGCCTACATGACCGACCGGGCGATGGACTTCATCCGGGAGGCCAAGGCGGACGCGCGGCCCTGGTGCCTGCATCTGTCCTATATCAAGCCGCACTGGCCCTACATCGTGCCGGCGCCCTATCACGACATGTACGGGCCCGATGACGTGCTGCCGCCGGTCCGCTCGGAAGAGGAGCGCCGGGACCCGCACCCGGTCTACGCGTCCTACATGACCGAGCGCTTCAGCCGCGCCTTCTCCCGCGACGAGGTCCGCGAGCGCGTGATCCCGGCCTACATGGGCCTGATCTCCCAGATCGACGATCATCTCGGCCGGCTGATGGATTTCCTGGAGGCGGAGGGGCTGCTGGAGACCACGCTGATCGTGTTCACGTCAGATCATGGCGACTATCTCGGCGACCACTGGCTCGGCGAGAAGGAGCTGTTTCACACGCCCTCCGTGAAGATCCCGCTGATCATCGCCGACCCGGATCCGAAGGCCGACGCCACCCGGGGCAGCGTGTCCGACGCGCTGGTGGAGGCCATCGATCTGGCGCCGACCTTCCTGGAGTATTTTGCCGGTAAGACGAAGCCGAACGTGCTGGAGGGTGCATCGCTGATGCCGCACCTGCGGGGCGACACGGTCTCGGAGTGGCGCGGATATGTGATCAGCGAATGCGACTACGCCATGCGCCGGGCCCGCACCGACCTGGAGCGGCCGGTGGCGCGGTCGCGCATGTTCATGATCTGCGACGGGCGGTGGAAATATGTCTATGCGGAAGGCCTGAGGCCGATGCTCTTTGACCTTGAGAGCGATCCGCAGGAGTTCACCGATCTGGGCGCCGATCCGGCCCATGAGGACGAGCGGGCGCGCCTGAAGGACGCGCTGTTTGCGTGGAGCCGGCGGGTCCATAACCGGATCACCATCACCGACGAGCAGATTGCGGCGAAGGCCGGGGGCGAACTGAGGGGCGGCATCCTGATCGGCTACTGGGACGAGGACGAGGTGGAAGAGGCGCGTCGCGACCAGAAGCCCGGCGCCCCGCTCTGA
- a CDS encoding tripartite tricarboxylate transporter permease, producing the protein MDIVTSGFQAAFALDNLIALVIGSVVGIVVGVLPGLGPMVGMVVLLPFTFQLAPDVALSLLLGVFCGGYFGGAVPAVLLRVPGVPSSIVTSFDGFPLTEQGKAQTALSAALVGSLGGGLVSIAILVVLAPLLSRVAASFGPPEYFAVAVFGTLLVAVSFREKLGQAVLLIGLGFWLSTVGIDGPTLSPRFTFGSWAMQNGLDLVALVLGLFGIGQALLLLEQGILKTDRLSLTRSSLDFSEIVKVLRYWKTLIRSGVLGTFIGLLPGPGSVLASFVAYDVAKRRSPHPEEFGRGTPEGCLASEAGNNAVPAGALIPLLTLGIPGEALSALLLGVFTLNGIYPGPLLLIKEPVLISTLYWSMLLINLVSFAVLAIWLRPFALIVKVPKEIIAVCVIAVSLVGIYAVNTRFFDCGVALAAGVVGYVLLRLGWPLVALVMGIVLGPIIENRLRETLSLGDGSPMILLERPITIAILVLCAVMVLLPLRHRLTGRRKAGS; encoded by the coding sequence GTGGACATCGTCACGTCCGGCTTCCAGGCCGCCTTCGCCCTGGACAACCTGATCGCGCTGGTCATCGGCTCCGTCGTCGGCATCGTGGTCGGCGTGCTGCCGGGGCTCGGCCCGATGGTCGGCATGGTGGTGCTTCTGCCGTTCACCTTCCAGCTCGCGCCCGACGTCGCGCTGTCGCTGCTGCTCGGCGTCTTCTGCGGCGGCTATTTCGGCGGCGCGGTTCCGGCCGTCCTGCTGAGGGTGCCCGGCGTTCCCTCGTCCATCGTGACCAGCTTCGACGGCTTTCCCCTCACCGAACAGGGCAAGGCGCAGACGGCCCTTTCGGCCGCCCTGGTCGGATCGCTCGGCGGCGGTCTCGTCTCCATCGCGATCCTGGTGGTGCTCGCCCCGCTTCTCTCTCGGGTGGCGGCCAGCTTCGGGCCGCCGGAATATTTCGCCGTCGCCGTCTTCGGCACGCTTCTGGTCGCGGTCTCGTTCCGCGAGAAGCTCGGCCAGGCGGTCCTCCTGATCGGGCTCGGCTTCTGGCTCTCCACCGTCGGCATCGACGGCCCGACCCTCAGCCCGCGCTTCACCTTCGGCAGCTGGGCCATGCAGAACGGGCTCGACCTGGTCGCCCTCGTCCTCGGCCTGTTCGGGATCGGCCAGGCGCTCCTGCTTCTGGAACAGGGCATCCTGAAGACAGACCGGCTCAGCCTCACCCGCTCCAGCCTCGATTTCAGCGAGATCGTGAAGGTTCTTCGCTACTGGAAGACGCTGATCCGCTCCGGCGTGCTCGGCACCTTCATCGGGCTCCTGCCCGGCCCCGGCTCGGTGCTCGCCTCATTCGTCGCCTACGACGTCGCCAAGCGGCGCTCGCCGCACCCCGAAGAGTTCGGCCGCGGCACCCCGGAAGGCTGCCTCGCGTCCGAAGCCGGCAACAACGCGGTGCCGGCCGGCGCCCTGATCCCGCTCCTCACACTCGGCATTCCGGGCGAGGCGCTGAGTGCGCTCCTGCTCGGCGTCTTCACCCTGAACGGCATCTATCCGGGGCCGCTCCTGCTGATCAAGGAGCCGGTCCTGATCTCGACCCTCTACTGGTCGATGCTGCTCATCAACCTGGTCTCCTTCGCCGTGCTGGCGATCTGGCTCCGGCCGTTCGCGCTCATCGTCAAGGTTCCGAAGGAGATCATCGCCGTCTGCGTCATCGCCGTCTCGCTGGTCGGCATCTACGCGGTCAACACGCGCTTCTTCGACTGCGGCGTGGCGCTGGCGGCGGGTGTCGTCGGCTATGTCCTGCTGCGCCTCGGCTGGCCGCTGGTCGCGCTGGTGATGGGCATCGTCCTCGGCCCGATCATCGAGAACCGGCTTCGGGAAACGCTGAGCCTCGGCGACGGAAGCCCGATGATCCTCTTGGAACGGCCGATCACCATCGCGATCCTGGTGCTCTGCGCGGTCATGGTGCTACTGCCCCTGCGCCATCGCCTGACTGGCCGCCGGAAGGCCGGGAGCTGA
- a CDS encoding tripartite tricarboxylate transporter TctB family protein, which translates to MSNVDAGDVRARPSRTGDAIAAAIGLAAIGLFVAAPSLVDRSGPDPFYKGPLIFPLIALAITAAGALPSAFRLVTGTTRSWRIDGAGVPLRAIGLFALACLYAPAIAAFGLDAATFVFLFLGLLAAGYRRPLRALAVAVSVTLIMHLAFVTVLDIWFPTPSLAPLTFGG; encoded by the coding sequence ATGAGCAACGTCGATGCGGGCGACGTCCGTGCGCGGCCCTCGCGCACGGGCGACGCCATCGCCGCCGCGATCGGGCTCGCCGCCATCGGCCTGTTCGTCGCAGCGCCCTCCCTGGTCGACCGGTCGGGACCGGATCCCTTCTACAAGGGGCCGCTGATCTTCCCGCTGATCGCGCTCGCGATCACGGCGGCCGGCGCCCTGCCGTCCGCGTTCCGGCTGGTCACGGGCACCACCCGGAGCTGGCGGATCGACGGCGCCGGCGTGCCGCTGCGTGCGATCGGCCTGTTCGCGCTGGCCTGCCTCTACGCGCCGGCCATCGCAGCCTTCGGTCTCGACGCCGCGACGTTCGTCTTCCTGTTTCTCGGCCTTCTCGCCGCCGGCTACCGCCGCCCGCTGCGCGCGCTCGCCGTCGCCGTCTCTGTGACGCTGATCATGCATCTGGCCTTCGTGACCGTCCTCGACATCTGGTTTCCGACGCCGAGCCTGGCGCCGCTCACCTTCGGAGGCTGA
- the arfB gene encoding alternative ribosome rescue aminoacyl-tRNA hydrolase ArfB → MIAITDRLSIDPSELEETFIRSAGPGGQNVNKVSSAVQLRFDIRHSPSLPDYVRRKAERLAGSRLTKDGVIVIQAARFRTQEQNRADARERLVELLREASERQAYRVKTKPSKAAKRRRVDAKTKRGAVKKLRSGKISD, encoded by the coding sequence ATGATCGCGATCACCGACCGCCTCTCCATCGACCCGTCCGAGCTCGAGGAGACGTTCATCCGCTCGGCCGGCCCGGGCGGACAGAACGTCAACAAGGTCTCCAGCGCGGTCCAGCTCCGCTTCGACATCCGCCATTCGCCATCGCTTCCCGACTATGTCCGCCGCAAGGCCGAACGGCTGGCCGGAAGCCGGCTCACCAAGGACGGCGTCATCGTCATCCAGGCGGCGCGCTTCCGCACCCAGGAGCAGAATCGGGCCGACGCCCGGGAGCGGCTGGTCGAGCTTCTGCGCGAAGCCAGCGAGCGTCAGGCCTACCGGGTCAAGACGAAGCCGTCGAAGGCCGCCAAGCGGCGCCGGGTGGACGCCAAGACCAAGCGCGGCGCGGTGAAGAAGCTGCGCTCGGGCAAGATCAGCGACTAG